ttcacatcatatagatttgttacggtaaaagtttataattttttttataaacctggtcaaactttacaaagtttaatttcagtcaactctaatatgcagagtaataAAAACGGAGAGAGTATGTTACTCCCAGCATGGGTAGCCTAAAAAGTTATCCAACACTTAATGCGAGCACTGGCTACGAACTACACCCCCATCACGGGGTGGGCGCTCACTTCTACATGTACCCGTTCACACAATCACCCAAACCTGTCCCTTAAACCTACCCATACACATTCTTAAAAAATAAAACCTATCCGTACACAGTTTGGATCTGTCAAATGTTTATgttgttcaaatgacatgtatagTGGTTAAAAAGAGTCATCTCATCAACCTGTTCATTTCTCATCCTGTCAACCCAAACATAAAATTGGCTATCCCTAACTACTTCTCATCCTCTCAACCAAACGTAAAAAATGGCTATCCCTAGCGAGTTGATAGGGGATACCCACAATGGCCCAAACATATCCGTCAAATCAAACACGCCCTAAATATCAGACGAATCGTGCTACTCCCCATTTTCTGTTTCCCCACACTCAGCATCGGCTCTCGAAAGTCGAAACACTGACCTCGGCGCTTCgcctgctagctagctagctgccgaGCCTTGAGCAAATTAAAGCCCGGCTCATCGTTTCACTTAGGCtgatcatagtgggagtaacttagcaagtaacataacacattccaagaaaattttgcttacatGGCATGTATTTAATGTGAAGAGAGATGGTTGGAgtaacataatactccctccgtctcaaaattcttgtcttagatttgtctaaatacggatgtatcaagtcacattttagtattagatacatccgtatctaaacgaATTTAAGACAAtaattttagaacggagggagtatgttactgtaacataacacataCCAAGAAAAAATGAGTCTACATGTTAATAAATGATGACTTGTATGATACCATAtacatgttactccccactatgaagatagtaacatactagtctaagttactccccactatgactagccttattaCATGGACATGCCACTGAGTTTCCCTATAGAAACTTGTCAGTGACCATTGCGAGCCACCTTCTTGCTGAAAGAACCCCCACAAAGTCTTGCTTGCTTGCATCTTGCATGCACGTTAAACTCGAATTAAACGTAGTGCTctcaagctagctagctagctgccgcATCCATGCAGAAGACGACATGCACCAAGTCCAGTCTCCATCCACTCTCTAGCTAGCCAGTCACATGCCACACCGGACAAAACGCACGCACAGTAAGATAACGCAGCGGCCGCTAGCTGGCCTGCTGGTGCATGCACATCAGCACATGCATGCTCGTACGTACTACTGGTTTCACGGGTGGCATGGCGCCAAAGGGACACAGGCTCTCCCCGCACTTTTGCGCCTATCGTTGCGCTCCACCGCAGAGCATGTCGCAGCCGTCCGTCCGTGTCCGTACGTGACCAGATCTCACACGAGATCCTCTTGCTACCGCTGCAAATTACGTAGTATACCACCGACGTTGAGAAGAAATAGTATAATCCATGCATGCACTGTCAcagtcatgcatgcatgcatcaacaaACTCCTAGTCACCATCGATGTCCAATCCACTCACGACTAGTCACTCTGGATTGAACAGCTctgtgaattattcatgccatgGAATGTTACTACTGGTGTTTGCAAGCTTAACCAATTGGCCATCAGCTGTGACCAGGACTGGCTGTGACCACACAATTAAGTAATCAGTACACACACCGATTATCACCTCTTGCACCGATCAAACCAGAGCACGCAGACCTAACCAAACAGATAAAGGAAACCACAAGAAATGAAGAAAAGCAAACACGCACTCATCGATCCCTTCATAGCTGATCGATCAATCTCTTCTTCTTGCTCGCTACGTACTACGACCACGTTCGACATCCTCTCATGTCGATCCATCCATGATCCACCATCTCCACGTGCACTGACTCACCGAGCTTAGCTCGACTAGATGGAGCaggttttctcaaaaaaaaaaaagactaGATGGAGCAGGTGTAGCCGGTGGGAGGCGTCTTGCCGCAGGTGAGGAGGAGCTGGAGGGCGAGGGGCAGGACGAGGTTGATGTTGAGCAGCTTGAGCCGGATGGTGGTGCACAGGCagaccgccgcctccagctccacaAGCCCCTCCAGCAGCGGGCAGCACTTGTTCACCACCGGGTCGCCGAGCCCCACGTGCACCAGCCCGCCCAGCAGGTCCACGCACGCGCCGATCTTCAGCGAGTCCACCGGGCACGTTTGCGCCGCGGGCGTCGCCGGTGGTGGCGGAGGGCATGGCGTGTTCACTGGCGGCGTCGGGTACGTGACCGGGGGAGCGGTGACTGGAGGTGAAGGGTAATGACCGGAGGGGCGGTCACCGGTGGCGCAGGGTAGGTGACCGGAGGGGTGGTCACCGGTGGCGCTGGGTATGTGACCGGAGGCGCGCTCACCGGCGGCGTGGGGTGGGTCACCGGCGGGCCGACGACGACAGGTGGCTTGGTGACCGGCGGGCGCGTGATGGGGCCCTTGGGCGGACCGTAGACCGGCGGCCGGGGCACGTGGCCCTTCGGCGGGCCGACGACCGGCGGGCGAGGGACGTGGCCCTTCGGCGGGCCGACGACCGGCGGGCGCGGGAGGTGGCCCTTGGGCGCCGGCGACGGGTAGGTGGGGCCCTTGGGTCCCGGCTTGGGGTCCTTGGTGGGGGGCTTGGTCTTGGGCGGGTGGGAGGGCTTGGGGGCCTTGGGCTTGTCGCAGTCGCAGTCGATGGCGGGCGCCGCGACGGCGGCGGTGAGGAGCAGGAAGAGGGTGAGCAGGAGCGGACGGAGCTTCTTCGTGCTCGCCGCCATGGCTGCCAGCTGGTGGTAGTGGTGGACGAGCGTGGTGGTGGACAGGAGGAGTGATGCGTGCTTCTAGGGTTTGTGAGTACTGTAGTTTTATAGAGCGAGCTGGGTGCATGGGATTGGAGGCCCGTGATCTCGTTGGTGGCTAGGGTTTTCAAATTGTGCGTCTGTGACTGAGTGACTTACTGTGGACTGCGATGTGTTGTTCGAAGCTTCACCAATCACCACCCACGGGGCCAAATTATATTACATCCAAACGAAACACACGCGAATTGAGACTTTTCATTTTCTTGCCGTGTAGTGCGGTGCCTGAAAAATTATGTTAGTCAAATTTTTAGACCGTTAGATCACAGTCCAACAGTCACGATCCTGGGTGCACTATTTGTCTTCAACGTCTAGCTGTCTTCCTCCTGCAGCCTGATCCCCCACAGGCCAGCTCACTGCCTGCTTCCACCACCTCCACTCGGCGGCGCTTTCGCGATCGCCTTGCCGCCCCACCCTCCCTTGCCCTCATCGAACAGCTGATTTCTTCGGCGACCTCACACCCCATTGCCGCAATCCGCACCAGTCAACATGTTTCTTCGCCTTCACCTAGGACATCGAAGCTCACCGTCTCGAACACATCAAGGGCAAGGTGCAGCCCGAAAGTTGTCGAATGTACCACTGTGGCGTCCGAGCCAGCGACGATGTCCGCGGCGGTGAGCACGGATGGGGGGACTGCAGCGTCGGTGCTGGCAGCGGAGCTACGAGACGTCCGgggtagaggaggaagaagagaggagagagcaaATGAAATCGATAGGTCAGGAAGTGGATTTGGCGTAATTTGTGATGTTGTTGTGGTGTTAGGTTCGATGTGGAGGTCGTGCCTGGGCCTCCTCAtaagggtgccggtcagcccggcgTTTAACACCTGTTTGAAGCGTGCGTAATGGTCGCAAAAAAAAAATTTTTACGCCCGGGCGATTGAGGAGCCCGGCCGTAGATGATCTCACATACGATCCTTTTGGTACCACAGCAAATTACCACCACACAAGATTCTCTTGGTACCACTGCAAATTACCACCGACATTGAAAAGAGATACAATCCGTGCATGCACTGTCGCAGTCATGCCTGCTTGCACCAACATACTCCTAGTCAAGATCGATGTCTAATCCAATCACGACTGGCCACTCTGGAACAGCTCTGTGAATTATTCATGACATGGAATCTTACTACTACTGTTTACTTGTTTTCTTCTTATTATTTGCTAGCTTAACCAGTTGGTCATCAGTTGTGACCAATTAATTAATCAGCACACATCGATTATCACCTCTGGCATCAAACCACAACACGCAGGCCTAGCCAAACACAAAATAaaaatcacaagaaaaacaaacactCATCGATGCATTCTTAGCTGATCGATCGATCTCTTCTTGCTCGCTACTAGCTACTAGCTAGACGACGACCATGCATCGACATCCTCTCATGTCGATCCATCCATCCGTCCGTCTCCACGTGCACTGGCACTGTGGCACACTGACTCGCCGAGGTTAGGTCGACTAGATGGAGCAGGTGAAGCCGGGTGGCGGGGTCTTGCCGCAGGTGAGGAGGAGCTGGAGGGCGAGGGGCAGCGCGAGGTTGATGTTGAGGAGCTTGAGCCGGATGGTGGTGCACAGGCacaccgccgcctccagctccaccAGCCCCTCCAGCAGCGGGCAGCACTGGTTCACCACCGGGTCGCCCAGGCCGATATGCACCAGCCCGCCCAGCAGGTCCACGCACGCCCCGAGCTTCAGCGTGTCCACCGGGCACGTCTGCGTCGCCGGCGGCGCTGGCGCTGGCGGCTGCGAACCGCAGCCGCACCCCGGCGACGACGGGGGAGTGTTCCCCGGCGTCGACGGGGGAGCGGTGACCGGCGGAGACGGGGGAGTGGGagtggtggccggcggcgacggggGAGTGGTGACCGGAGGGGCGATCACCGGTGGCGCGGGGTATGTGACCGGCGGCCCGACGACGACGGGAGGAGTGGTGACCGGCGGGCGCGGGGTGGGCCCCTTGGGCGGAGGGTTGGTGATGGGCGGGTAGGTGACCGGTGGGCCGACGACGACGGGAGGAGCGGTGACCGGCGGACGCGTGATGGGCCCCTTGGGAGGGCTGTAGACCGGCGGGCGAGGGACGTGGCCCTTGGGTGGGCCGACGACCGGCGTCGGCGTGTGAGGGGCGTTGCCCTTGGGCGGGCCGACGACCGGCGTGCGAGGGAGGTGGCCCTTGGGCGGGCCGTAGACCGGAGGGCAAGGTACGCGGCTCTTCGGCGGGTGGGCGGGGGCCTTGGCCTTGGGCGGGTGGGAAGGCTTTGGGGCCTTGGGGGGCTTGTGGCACTCATCGCAGGCGAGGGTGGGTGCCGCAATGGCGGTggtgatgaggaggaagaaggtCAGCAGGAGTGACCGGAGCTTCGTCCTGCTCGCCGCCATGGCTGCTACCTAGCAGCTAGCTTCTGGTGTGGAGCACGAACGAGGTGGAGCACTGATGTGTGCTTCTAGAGTTTGTGAGTAGTGTGGCTTTATAGAGCGAGGAGCGTGCACTGGAGGCCCGTGATCTCTACGGTGGCTAGAGTTTTCATACTGTGCGTGTAGGTGACTGGGGAGTGACTTTCTGTGTACTGTCATGTGTTGTTCGAAGCTCCATCCCGCGCGGGAGCAAATTATGTTAGTTCGTTTAGATCATAACAAAACACGCGTGAAAATGAGACTTTCTATTTCCAGGTCGTGTGGTTGTTTTAAATTAAGGAGTGCCTAATAGAGTTAGTCAAGATGCCTGAAAAAAAAATCACGTCAGTCAAATTTTTGCATGCACAGTTTGGGCATTTCAACTTTTCAAGCCAATCTCTTATATTTGAACTCCTTATATGCCATTTATTCTTAACTACTTGTACTTTGAGGAGCTAAACGATGGCCAGACGTAGCAGAACCCTTATATTTAACCctctaatttcttttctttttaccaaTTCTTCTAGCCTATGTCACATACTCCCtcggtaaagaaatataaaagcgtttagatcactactttaatgatctaaatgctcttatatttctttacggagggagtacatttcaaATAATTTCATGATATTTCATGAATCATTTGAATGACTTAATTTGAATATACACAAACAAATCAACCGTAAACATGCATATGGTTCATCTAATCGAGCAATTCAAACTAAAGCATGCATGTAGTTCATCCAAAGGGCACCACGTCGATCAAGTTTGATCCAAAATCACCACACCATAGTATGGTCCTATGGCGTGGATCGAGCCCTACCAAAGACATGTTTCATGCTCGCCAAGTCAAGCACTTTTGTGGTCATCACCTCCAAAGAAATCATCAACACCCCACCACCATCATCCCCACGGCCACCACAGCCTCCATGGACACCACCACCATCACCCCCATGACCACAACCATATCACCCCCACAAGAGGCCTTCGATTGGACTGTGGTCTCTAAACGAGTGAGCTCCATTTCTTCGGCCTTCATCCCAATACGTGTTTGCCACGGCATCCGTCATGCTTGGGTCCATGAACATGGTAGCCCTCTCTTCGGCCTTCTTCTCTTTTGCAAACCTTTCCTCCTCGAGTGCAATCATATGCTCCTCCTTCTCTTCACCTTCCTCTCTTTGGCCGCCAACTTTGACCTCCACTTCTCGTCCTCCAAGCACTTGACCTCGTTCCACCTTGCCACCTTGTCTTCTTTGTGTTCGGCCTCCAATGCTTTTCTTGGTCTCAATCATAGCACAGAGCTCTCCTTCATGTAGGTATCGGCGCTTCCACACGGTTCTTCCTCTCTTTTGCAAGCTTTTGCACATCCGGCCTCCTGTAAGGATTttcatcctcctcgtcatcgctcgCTGCACCCACACCCACTCCTTACACACCGTCTGATCTTGTTCTTCCACAGTTCACATGGCTCCATGCCGCCAAATAAGGTGCTTCATCTAAATCTTCAAGACTgctaaaaccctaaccctaactcttAACCAAAGTTTTAAATCGTGGGAGAAATGATTTTGTGACAACTTCTCTCGGCATCTATAGTGGGTGCTATTGAGGATAATCATTGATGTAGCAAGCACTTTTCCAGTCGGAGGAGATTATTTTCATAGGTTATTGCTCAATTTCGGGCGTTTAGCTACATTTCTGTAGGATTTCGCAATGGTGGCCCCCTAGcagctatagctccgctatagcggCAATTTCGTGGGACATTTAGTTTCATGCTCTTAGCTCGTCTCTCTTCCGGCTGGAAGGGGTGTGCGCCCTTTACATGAAGTCCCTACCTCGGTTCAAAATGTTCTTCCCATCACTGAGTCCAATCTGGCTTGCTAGACAGGAAGAAGATGAAAGATCAAGGAAGAGGACATATCTTGAATGAAAAGAAAAACTTTGGTTGTCGATCACTAAATATAAAACAATAGATGTAAGTTATTACGTCAATGCAACCAACAGGAAACAGTATCAGACGGTAACTAGATAGGCAATGATACAAATAATGCCTTTGGAGCACGGCAGATTGAGCCCCTTTTTAAGTTAAAAAAGAATTATggcctgaaaaattccaaaattttgtgTACCTATAGTATAGTAGTGTACTATAATTGCGCAAATTTATATCAATATACGTGCTTGCATGTGAAAGACACAAAAAGGACAAATACatgaaaaaaattggattttttgttGATTTTTGGGCCAAAAGTTTGTCTTCTTTGGTTAGCGTGCAATACAACATACTATTGAATGAAATTTAACATACACTTAGACCACGTGCATGTGTATTCATGTAAAATAATCAAATCTTTTCGAAATTTTTAAGCACCATTTTTTAGGGGTTTAAAAAACGTTTTCTAATGCAACCCTGCTCCAAAAGTCCGCTTTAGGCAATGATACAGCTACTATATATGAGtagtatttttgaaataaactactccctctgtaaactaatataagagcgtttagaatactaaaatagtgatctaaacgctcttatattagtttacagaggaagtatatATGAGTAGTATGTTGAAAGGAGTTGCAAGTGCCGGTGATTTCGGCCTGGGTACAGGATCGCCGTCTCGTGACTAATGTACGGCGATGGTGCTCTCTTCCTAGGTTGTTGTTCTCCGTTGAATAGAAGACAATGGAGTACAGTACGTATTTTGTACTCCTACGTACATACGTACGTTTCGCGTCGAGATGGATCTGCACATGCATGCTATATCCTTCCATCCGATTGGACATGACAAATCAATCCGCATTTTCATGGAAGCCTCATTTTTCATGCACGCGTGAGAGCGTCATCTAGCTAGCCCCCAAGGAGCCCCAAATGAATGTACAGTACTGTGCTGAGTATCTCTGACCGACTGAGCTTAAGAAAACGGAAATGCTTTCTGGCGTCTGTTCCCCAGGAGGAAATCCCCAGAGAACATCCCTCGTAGCCACAGGATTAAGATCTGACTATGGCAGTTTTTAAATAAAAATAAACGAAATGCCATTGAGCCCCTTTCTTAGAAGATAAAAAATGAAACTTTATGTcctgaaaaattctaaaaaaaagtgCTTGCAGTAGTAGTGTACTATAATTGTGCAAATTTATATCAATATATGTGCTTGCATGCGAGAGACACAAAAAGACAAATACTTGCAAAAAAATAGGATTATTTTTTTGTTGATTTTGGGGCTGGAATTTTGTTCTTTTTGTGTAACATACAACTACAACGTATTATTGGATAAATTTTAACATGTACTTAAACCACATGCATGTGTATTCATCTCAAAAAAACAAATCTTTTCGAAATTTTTAATCACCATTTTTTAGGGGTTTAAAAAACATTTTCCAATGCAACCGGGCTCAAAAAGTCCGCTTTAGGCCCTCtatttcaaaatatagtgcgcccgcattttttgaggtccaactttgaccataaatttaaccaacgagaccaactgtgggcggagaaaaaattatataattgaaaacttctttcgaatacgaattcactggtataatttttgctcccgccgcaatcggttttggtagttaaatttacggtcaaagttaaagcacgtggatagaggaagcactatattGTGGAATGGAGTGAGTACTAtatattttttttgaaacggaggcaaaagatttgcctcatcgattaattaagaagaagagaattgcccagttaatttttggaaaaccgggcaaaaaccgATACAAACA
The sequence above is drawn from the Triticum aestivum cultivar Chinese Spring chromosome 7A, IWGSC CS RefSeq v2.1, whole genome shotgun sequence genome and encodes:
- the LOC123149564 gene encoding 36.4 kDa proline-rich protein-like, whose product is MAASRTKLRSLLLTFFLLITTAIAAPTLACDECHKPPKAPKPSHPPKAKAPAHPPKSRVPCPPVYGPPKGHLPRTPVVGPPKGNAPHTPTPVVGPPKGHVPRPPVYSPPKGPITRPPVTAPPVVVGPPVTYPPITNPPPKGPTPRPPVTTPPVVVGPPVTYPAPPVIAPPVTTPPSPPATTPTPPSPPVTAPPSTPGNTPPSSPGCGCGSQPPAPAPPATQTCPVDTLKLGACVDLLGGLVHIGLGDPVVNQCCPLLEGLVELEAAVCLCTTIRLKLLNINLALPLALQLLLTCGKTPPPGFTCSI